A genome region from Vicia villosa cultivar HV-30 ecotype Madison, WI unplaced genomic scaffold, Vvil1.0 ctg.000011F_1_1, whole genome shotgun sequence includes the following:
- the LOC131621842 gene encoding DNA damage-repair/toleration protein DRT100-like has product MRTIKFFQAILILTLSLTATVHSCPPSDRAALLAFKAALHDPYLGIFNSWTGTDCCHKWYGVSCDRGSRRVADINLRGESEDPIFEKAHRTGYMTGYISPAICKLNRLSSITLADWKNISGEIPRCITSLPFLRIIDLIGNRISGPIPYTIGKLRRLTVLNIADNSISGNLPPSLSNLKSLMHLDIRNNQITGPIPKDIGRLPMLSRALLSGNKISGPIPESISRIYRLADLDLSRNQVSGPIPESLGKMAVLSTLNLDMNHISGLIPVSLFSSGISDLNLSRNSLEGNIPDVFGVRSYFTVLDLSYNRLKGSIPKSMASASYIGHLDLSYNHLCGKIPDGVPFDHLEASSFVYNDCLCGKPLKACGN; this is encoded by the coding sequence ATGAGAACCATTAAGTTTTTCCAAGCAATACTGATATTAACATTATCACTCACCGCCACCGTCCACTCATGTCCACCGTCAGACAGGGCGGCGCTACTAGCCTTCAAAGCCGCCCTCCACGATCCCTACCTCGGCATCTTCAACTCATGGACCGGCACCGACTGTTGCCACAAATGGTACGGGGTCAGCTGCGACAGAGGCTCCCGCCGCGTCGCGGACATCAACCTCCGCGGCGAGTCGGAAGATCCAATCTTCGAAAAAGCTCACCGCACCGGCTACATGACCGGCTACATCTCACCAGCCATCTGCAAACTCAACCGTCTCTCAAGCATAACCCTCGCCGACTGGAAAAACATCTCCGGCGAAATCCCCCGCTGTATAACCTCCCTCCCTTTCCTCCGCATCATTGACCTAATCGGAAACCGTATCTCCGGTCCTATCCCCTACACCATCGGAAAACTCCGGCGTCTCACCGTGTTAAACATCGCCGACAATTCAATCTCCGGCAACCTCCCACCGTCGTTATCCAACCTAAAAAGCCTAATGCACCTCGACATCCGTAACAACCAGATCACCGGGCCCATACCTAAAGACATCGGCAGGCTTCCCATGCTGAGCAGGGCTTTACTTAGCGGCAACAAAATCAGCGGGCCCATACCGGAATCAATCTCTCGAATCTACCGTCTGGCAGATCTAGATCTATCTCGAAACCAAGTTTCCGGGCCGATACCGGAATCATTAGGTAAAATGGCGGTTTTGTCCACGCTTAACTTAGATATGAACCATATCTCTGGACTTATTCCAGTAAGTCTTTTTAGTTCAGGAATAAGTGATTTAAATTTAAGTCGTAACAGTTTGGAAGGTAATATACCTGATGTGTTTGGTGTGAGATCTTATTTTACGGTTTTGGATTTGTCTTATAATAGACTTAAAGGGAGTATTCCGAAATCTATGGCTTCTGCTTCTTATATTGGGCATTTGGATTTGAGTTATAATCACTTGTGTGGGAAGATTCCTGATGGAGTTCCGTTTGATCATTTGGAGGCTTCGTCTTTTGTTTACAATGATTGTCTTTGTGGGAAGCCACTTAAAGCTTGTGGTAATTAA